In Verrucomicrobiota bacterium, the following are encoded in one genomic region:
- a CDS encoding IS4 family transposase, translated as MTLEFCHEAEVKKKSINPTTSKFTVLHQVCNHIPSHAVSEAAREQGSEDHSRTFSHWSHLVSLIHGKLTHAFGLNDICDTLQVQSGPLSTIRGATPPSRNTLSHANRVRPAAIAETVFWKTLEHLRQRSPRFGRRTFPGKLGKLKRSIHLMDSTVIELVAQCMPWAQHRRRKAAAKCHVRLNFETLLPSFILVDAAREHDSKRARELTAGLKSGEIVVMDRGYVDLDHFKDLDEREVVWVTRIKEGMKCEVMEEREIKAGSKVLEDHWVKLSNGEMARRIKALVVVDGTEREMTFLTNQMEWSAATVVELYRCRW; from the coding sequence TTGACGCTTGAATTCTGCCACGAGGCAGAAGTGAAAAAGAAAAGCATCAACCCAACCACGAGCAAGTTCACAGTTCTTCATCAGGTTTGCAATCATATCCCGTCGCACGCGGTCAGCGAGGCGGCTCGGGAACAGGGTTCGGAGGATCATTCGCGAACGTTCAGCCACTGGAGCCACTTGGTCAGCCTGATCCATGGCAAGCTTACGCATGCCTTCGGGTTGAATGACATTTGCGATACGCTGCAAGTGCAGAGTGGCCCCCTCTCGACCATCCGGGGCGCGACGCCCCCGAGCCGGAACACGCTCTCACACGCCAACCGGGTCCGGCCCGCCGCCATCGCCGAGACGGTGTTCTGGAAAACGCTTGAACACTTGAGACAGCGGTCCCCGCGATTTGGAAGGCGAACGTTCCCAGGCAAGCTTGGAAAGTTGAAGCGGTCAATACATCTGATGGATTCGACGGTGATTGAACTGGTGGCGCAGTGCATGCCCTGGGCGCAGCACCGCCGGCGGAAGGCGGCGGCCAAGTGTCATGTCCGGCTCAATTTCGAAACGCTGTTGCCGTCGTTTATCTTGGTGGATGCAGCCCGGGAACACGACAGCAAGAGGGCCAGAGAGCTCACGGCAGGCCTGAAATCAGGGGAGATTGTGGTGATGGACCGAGGTTACGTGGATCTGGATCACTTCAAGGACTTGGACGAGCGGGAGGTGGTTTGGGTGACGCGGATCAAGGAGGGGATGAAGTGCGAGGTGATGGAGGAACGGGAAATCAAGGCGGGATCCAAGGTGTTGGAGGACCACTGGGTGAAGCTGAGCAACGGGGAGATGGCGCGGAGGATCAAGGCGCTGGTGGTGGTGGACGGGACGGAAAGGGAAATGACCTTCCTAACGAATCAGATGGAATGGAGTGCGGCGACGGTAGTGGAGCTGTATCGATGCCGGTGG